The segment ATACTGGTATAGAGGCCCTTATCCCTGGCTTCTTTTACGATAACGTCTGATACCTTTTTTTGGGTGATTGGATCTCCTATCTGGACGGCAGTTACCGGACTTGCCGGATCCAATGCTTCAGATGAGAAGGTGGCCCCGTGGATTCCGTCTTTTCCAACTCTGCCCCCGATCACAACGATACGATCACCGGGTCTGGCCTGTTTCTCATACAGATTCCTGTCTGCGTTTTTACGGGGCATGACTCCGACGGTTCCGGCAAAAACCAGGGGTTTTCCACAGTACCGGTCATCAAACCAGACAAATCCCTGTGGAGTTGGAATTCCAGAACAGTTCCCTCCAACTCCAACTCCGGCTACGACTCCATCAAGGATACGTCGAGGCGTGAGAATCGGATTTGACTGGTCTTTTCCACGAAAGAGAACGGGGTTCGTATCAGGATCACCGACACAAAATCCGTAGATGTTGATACAGGGTTTTGCTCCAAGTCCAAAACCGATAGTGTCCCGGTTTACTCCAACGATACCGGTGAGGGCACCACCGAACGGATCAAGAGCTGATGGTGAGTTGTGTGTCTCAACCTTATGGGTAACGAGATACTCATCGTCAAAGATGATACCTCCTGAATTGTCTGAAAATACGCTCAGGCAGATATCTTTATCCCCTTTTTCTGCCCGGATTTTATTGGTCGCTGCCTGGATGAATGTTTTATAGAGACCTTTCGGGACATCCTCGTCCATTGCTGAAGCAAAGATTGTGTGTTTGCAATGTTCGCTCCAGGTCTGGGCAAGTGATTCAATCTCAACATCAGTTGGGATTCTCCCGATTGCCTTGAAATAGTCTCTGATTGCATGAAGCTGTGCAAGGTCAAGGGCGAGCGGGCCTCTTCTCTGGCCTGTGACTGGATCTAAAATTCCTTCTTTTCCAATCTGTATGAGTTCCTGCTCCTCAAGACTGAGATCAACAGGTTCAGCAGTTGGAAGTTCATGTAGTTCAACAAACGGTACTACACGATCCATACCGCTGGTTCCATATTCCTGTCGTGTTTTTACGTGAACCCGGTTGACGAGCGGGTTTGCAAGGGTTGAGGTTAGCGTATTTAACACATCGGGAGTGAGTTTCCCACAGACAAAGTACAGATGCGATGTATAGACTGCTTCTCCAGGCTCAAATTTTCGATTGGTAAAATCTTCTATGGTCTGTCTGGCAGTTGTTCCAACATTATCTGTTACACCAGGAAGGAATCCTACCTCAATGGCTGTATCAAAATATGCCTGAGTGGCCTCGTCCACCGTGAACTTCTGTACCACCGGGTTACTCAGTTGCAGACCAATCTCTCTGAGTTCATCCTGAGTGAAATCTTTGGAGACAGTGGAGATGGTATAAATATCAACGAGATGGAGTTCTTCGATTGGGATTCCAAGCGAACGAATCCGGTCTGTTCTGACTTTAAGGCGGGGATCAGCCTTATAGCGGATCTCAATCCGGTGGACATATGCCATGTGTACTTATTGTATGATCGTTTAGGGGCAAAATATGTATCAAGCCGGGGAACTCCTGATGGAAATAAAAGGGTATGATAATGTTCTGGATACCCTAGGTAATTTTGTTCCGGTTTGAGCGCAGATATTGAAGATTTTTAAATTTTCTTTAGATTTTTTTACTGTGACGAATGCGCTAAAATGAGCGCTTTATTATTTATATATTTATATTTCCAAGGTTTGTTTTTTTCTGGAATGACCAACTAATCGGTTGTTAGCAACAACCTTTATCATTGTCTATAATGATTAGGAATTATGGGAACGAAAATTTTTGTTCTAGGAGTACTTGTTTTAGTTGCACTTGCTGGTGTATCTATTAGTACTCCGGTTGTTGCGGATGATGGGTATTGTTACTATTATTGCTATGATAATGGTTATTGGTGGAATTATTACTGGGATTATCTCAATTATTACTGGAACAATTACTGGTATAACTACTGGTACTATTATTGGTATGGTTGGTAACAATATCCATCACATTTTTTTTTATTAATACATTCTCGAATCCATGATGTTTCTATTCTGAATAAAGAATAATTATCATTCGTTCTCGAACTAGTCAATCTGTATAACATCAACACATCTATGGTAGTTGAGTAAAACCGTAAGCATCCTTCTCATTGTGATAACACAATTCCTGTAGATGATAATGTAATCCTCTCTCTGGATCACCATCTATTCCTTATAATTAACAGAATCGCAGCGATGAACCAATATTACGCATTTTTGGTGAAGTAAACAGCAATACCGGGAAAATTCTGGATAATATCATTACACTAAACAACGAGTCGGCAGATGTTACATAGCCCCTCTTTTATCATTATCGCGGTTGAAGAGATTATTACTCGCAGATAATTTTCCAGACAAAGCCGGGAGAGAGATTATTATGGAATTGAAAGGACCAAAAGTCAAGGATTACATAGCGAAATTTATTGTTGAACCTGGGAAACAGGTACGTCTTAAAGATTTTAAGACCGGATGGGCTGAAAACGAACAAATGAAGAAACTTGGAGAGGATAAGTCCAAGGATCTCCTCGTGGAAATGCTTGAAAAGGACCGGAGTGCTCTGGCAGCAGTTCAGGATCTTCTCTGGTCATCCCGAACTCATGCAGTCCTGATAATTCTTCAGGGAATGGATACAGCAGGAAAAGATGGAACAATCAGACATGTTATGTCAGGTGTAAACCCACAAGGGTGTTCAGTTCATGGGTTTAAGGTTCCAAGTACACAGGAGCATAATCATAATTTTCTCTGGCGGTATTCGAATGTTCTCCCGGAACGTGGAGAGATCGGTATCTTTAACCGGTCGTATTATGAGGATGTCCTGGTAACCAGAGTTCATCCTAATATTATCTCCGGTTTTCCAAAAGATATCGGACCTGATGCTGATGGATTCTGGAAAGGAAGATATTATGATATCAACGCGTTTGAGGAGCATCTTATCAGAAACGGAACACTCATTCTAAAATTCTTCCTCCATATCTCAAAAGATGAACAGAAACGCAGGCTTCTTGACCGGCTTGAGCATAAAGAAAAGTACTGGAAGTTTTCGGTAGCAGATCTTACTGAGCGACAGTTCTGGGATAATTACATAAAAGTATACGAGAAAATGCTTGAAGCTACTTCTACCGATATAGCTCCATGGTTTGTCATTCCCGGAGACTATAAATGGGTTGCGCGGACTGCAGTTGCCGAAGCAGTTGTTACAGCAATTAAAGGGTTAAATCTGTCATATCCGTCGGTATCAGACGATGAGATCAAACGTCTTATGGAGGCAAAGAAGAAACTCCAGGCAGAATAATCCCTTATATCAATATCACAACCCTGATTTGCCTGAAATGGGGGTGAACCCTTGAAAATTCAGCAAAATGGCTTCTATCAGAAAGGATGTATACTTGAATCACTAATGCAAGGTACTCTGATCTGCTTTTACAAAATTTATTTTACCATAATTTTTTATAAACCCAGATATCAGGGCGAATAGGTGAAACTATGAGTCATGATAAAAAGAAAGCCAAGAAAGTAGTTGGTCAGGTTCAGGCGGTCGTAGAGTCAGTAAATCCTGGAAAAGTTTCTGGAGAAAGTAAATCAGAAGGAAAAAATTCAGTTCCAGATAATAAAAGTAGTTCAAGTGGACAGTCAAAATCTAAAAAACGTTAAAAGGTCTGATAACCTAATCAGCCAATTTTTCAATATTTTTCTATATCTGTTCCATCTTTTATTCTAATTATCACGGAGAGTAATTGCAATTTGTCTCCAGTACATCATGGTATTCCAGGGGACAATCAATGTCTCCTCAATACTGATTCAAGAATTATTTGTATTAGCTTAAAGAATTCGTTCTTTTTTTTATAAATCATCCACATCTATTTATAGAACTATAAGTCAATGCTAACACATTATCGAGAGGGTTCAATAATGTCAACACAACTTGGGGGACAACCGGTTTACATCCTTAGGG is part of the Methanospirillum lacunae genome and harbors:
- a CDS encoding phosphoribosylformylglycinamidine synthase subunit PurL is translated as MAYVHRIEIRYKADPRLKVRTDRIRSLGIPIEELHLVDIYTISTVSKDFTQDELREIGLQLSNPVVQKFTVDEATQAYFDTAIEVGFLPGVTDNVGTTARQTIEDFTNRKFEPGEAVYTSHLYFVCGKLTPDVLNTLTSTLANPLVNRVHVKTRQEYGTSGMDRVVPFVELHELPTAEPVDLSLEEQELIQIGKEGILDPVTGQRRGPLALDLAQLHAIRDYFKAIGRIPTDVEIESLAQTWSEHCKHTIFASAMDEDVPKGLYKTFIQAATNKIRAEKGDKDICLSVFSDNSGGIIFDDEYLVTHKVETHNSPSALDPFGGALTGIVGVNRDTIGFGLGAKPCINIYGFCVGDPDTNPVLFRGKDQSNPILTPRRILDGVVAGVGVGGNCSGIPTPQGFVWFDDRYCGKPLVFAGTVGVMPRKNADRNLYEKQARPGDRIVVIGGRVGKDGIHGATFSSEALDPASPVTAVQIGDPITQKKVSDVIVKEARDKGLYTSITDNGAGGISCSVAEMAKECNGCHVVLDKVPLKYPGMAPWEIWISESQERMTLAVPPEKIDELMDLLGRREVEGTVIGTFTDTGRCVVEFNGTTVMDIELSFLHDGLPVKHLKTSSSSPEASEPVPGCPENLGDTLKTMLHRKNICSKEFISIQYDHTVQGGHVLGPVQGIGRVQGVATLTKVVASSKKGVGLSQSLFPSYSEIDSYRMAIACIDTAIRGLIAIGVPLESIAILDNFCWCSSDEPERLDQLKAAVRGCYDGATGFMTPFISGKDSMFNDFSGFDADNNRVRVSVPPTLLISSIGVHPDVTKAVSLDAKIEGDLVYLIGETREELGGSEYFVQICGANSAAGTVPHIEIPAVKARYEKLTHAILHDLVASAFPVTHGGLAVALAKVAIAGRLGMDITIPGDGRSDLLLFSETLGRFVVTIAPDNKRPFERTMGPDAVLIGRVSGKNLQISGKKQILSVPVSELEAAYKKPFGGY
- a CDS encoding polyphosphate kinase 2 family protein → MELKGPKVKDYIAKFIVEPGKQVRLKDFKTGWAENEQMKKLGEDKSKDLLVEMLEKDRSALAAVQDLLWSSRTHAVLIILQGMDTAGKDGTIRHVMSGVNPQGCSVHGFKVPSTQEHNHNFLWRYSNVLPERGEIGIFNRSYYEDVLVTRVHPNIISGFPKDIGPDADGFWKGRYYDINAFEEHLIRNGTLILKFFLHISKDEQKRRLLDRLEHKEKYWKFSVADLTERQFWDNYIKVYEKMLEATSTDIAPWFVIPGDYKWVARTAVAEAVVTAIKGLNLSYPSVSDDEIKRLMEAKKKLQAE